A window of the Fusarium poae strain DAOMC 252244 chromosome 3, whole genome shotgun sequence genome harbors these coding sequences:
- a CDS encoding hypothetical protein (BUSCO:7189at5125) gives MNRQQRPNLKNGVDLQLQSAFNDGNWAVVIRLAEKRARTFNDQYYEIVKICAESQLDDPSSKFAAITAIDKFVREETVVKDVDALDLLEWAAQGLNEEEEFPQTLGPLRARLVKAAPKDKIGASRCLESCLLHWDLVSAQQIAAIMDRSFPQERTFMFWNIVITHLLATSPQAPPEKKKLYGMLALKQIQRAAQLAEQDAAAEGDAKPQPRSIQTEEEILLFYDVIEKHGSKDDFAKVISSPVFNPLAQFRKGRKEILLRTIAQYQQQQDFEAIFQLCNDCLSTEDENGQPGLLAADWKVWRHFIEAAAHIKTVKPDVEETVQKLLLKFIKSPDLRPIYKRIILLARLSAAFNLASNDEDDIADNEPASFRLKELINYINDQGVNTACFNDIKPFAEKLAPSALKYLAYDFTSKLAEEMEDEIKSARIRNLSLKLQYFAATCPSMYNTVPGEKPMRKCIVSGNEVGASSPGPAFSNVAAAALKVHKSLADLTSKSPSVDAEIRPELVVIAALCYIQAAYPPSTEISNLPASYAPLLQALLLLEHQLALTPKHSIISLLLVQLHLRVGSSARAREIWDTLGVKRTIMDSLAPIFYDRLSTISPALISPSDETGWELLELLSSHFNVSLKLRMPRRLIDAFESGSYSSVVDIPEYMENLRWGCTRVLSLVEETRTDRIMGEQFSEVLTDPRFTEVTDDKNLVEAIDYGSFPSWDCSSQSPIYSRLRIGPAPTNRRAHMSLLSEAFHELLSYKPPPIYKASAAAAVPDQIFVLETLGQLSNSFIKFSRGSSEDFTPQEATYFEVMSLLSTLIPFTTGISRANPVPEEFAQVTDTLKIALETLKLDLVGLAAVSEQITTLSTFHSLAILRDTAAAIKDAAQWITAFNDREKERDRSGKSNLPKEVMAQVKELVTVSEAALKEGKDTVAKLKEQVYGRDFEPAARKWIFDGAENVLEVVGEGATKKLVKSWEANVKGWLQVKWS, from the exons ATGAATCGTCAACAGAGACCTAACCTCAAAAACGGCGTTGACCTTCAGCTCCAGTCTGCCTTCAACGATGGCAACTGGGCTGTGGTGATTCGCCTGGCAGAGAAACGGGCTCGGACGTTTAATGATCAATACTACGAG ATTGTCAAAATATGTGCCGAAAGTCAACTCGATGATCCCAGTTCCAAATTTGCTGCTATAACTGCCATTGACAAGTTTGTCAGAGAGGAAACCGTTGTCAAGGATGTTGATGCTCTGGATCTTCTCGAATGGGCTGCACAAGGACtcaatgaagaagaagaattcCCTCAGACTCTTGGACCGTTGAGAGCACGCCTCGTTAAAGCCGCACCAAAGGACAAGATCGGCGCCAGTCGCTGTTTGGAATCATGTCTCTTGCATTGGGACCTTGTTAGTGCGCAGCAG ATTGCCGCAATAATGGACAGATCCTTTCCTCAGGAGAGGACATTCATGTTTTGGAACATTGTCATCACACATTTATTAGCG ACCAGCCCTCAAGCACCACCtgaaaagaagaagttatATGGAATGCTTGCTCTGAAACAGATTCAACGTGCTGCACAATTGGCCGAACAG GACGCTGCTGCAGAAGGTGATGCCAAACCGCAACCTAGAAGCATTCaaacagaagaagaaatccTACTGTTCTATGATGTTATCGAAAAGCATGGCTCGAAAGATGACTTtgccaaggtcatctccaGCCCTGTATTCAATCCTCTTGCACAGTTCCGAAAGGGCAGAAAGGAGATATTATTGAGGACGATTGCCCAataccagcaacaacaagactTTGAGGCTATCTTTCAGCTCTGCAATGATTGCTTGTCAACAGAGGATGAGAATGGCCAACCAGGCCTGTTAGCGGCCGACTGGAAAGTCTGGCGACACTTTATCGAAGCTGCTGCTCATATCAAGACAGTTAAGCCTGA CGTCGAGGAAACTGTCCAAAAGCTACTACTCAAGTTCATCAAGTCCCCCGACCTACGACCCATCTACAAGCGCATCATCCTCCTGGCAAGACTCTCGGCAGCCTTTAATCTTGCCTCaaatgatgaagatgacattGCCGACAATGAGCCTGCTTCTTTCCGACTTAAAGAGTTGATCAACTACATAAATGATCAAGGCGTCAACACTGCTTGCTTTAACGACATCAAACCTTTTGCCGAAAAACTCGCTCCTTCTGCACTAAAGTACCTTGCCTATGACTTTACCTCCAAATTGGCTGAAGAAATGGAAGATGAGATCAAGTCAGCAAGGATACGAAATCTTTCGCTGAAGCTGCAATACTTTGCGGCTACATGTCCCTCCATGTACAACACAGTACCTGGTGAAAAGCCGATGCGTAAATGCATTGTCTCTGGTAATGAAGTCGGGGCCAGCTCACCTGGGCCAGCTTTCTCAAATGTCGCTGCTGCAGCTCTCAAGGTACACAAGTCGTTGGCTGATCTGACTTCAAAAAGCCCATCTGTGGACGCCGAGATCAGACCTGAATTGGTTGTTATTGCTGCCCTTTGCTATATTCAGGCCGCATATCCCCCCTCGACCGAGATTTCCAACTTGCCTGCCTCTTATGCGCCTCTCCTTCAAGcattgctgctgctcgaaCATCAACTCGCATTGACCCCGAAACACAGCATCATATCCCTTTTGCTTGTGCAACTACACCTTCGCGTTGGCTCATCGGCTCGAGCTCGCGAGATCTGGGATACACTGGGAGTCAAGCGTACTATCATGGACTCTCTCGCACCAATCTTCTACGACCGACTCTCTACCATTTCGCCCGCTCTCATCTCGCCATCGGACGAAACAGGCTGGGAGCTCTTGGAGCTACTCAGTTCTCACTTCAATGTGTCCCTGAAACTAAGAATGCCTCGACGATTGATCGATGCATTTGAGTCGGGAAGCTACAGCAGTGTCGTTGATATACCTGAGTACATGGAGAACCTACGCTGGGGTTGTACGCGTGTATTGAGTTTGGTCGAGGAGACCAGGACTGACCGAATCATGGGAGAGCAGTTTTCAGAGGTCTTGACTGACCCTCGATTCA CTGAAGTGACTGATGACAAGAACCTGGTTGAGGCCATCGACTATGGCTCGTTCCCTTCATGGGACTGCAGCTCTCAATCGCCCATTTATTCCCGTCTGCGAATTGGACCTGCGCCAACG AACCGCCGCGCCCACATGTCGTTGCTCTCTGAGGCTTTCCATGAACTTTTGAGCTACAAGCCTCCGCCCATCTACAAGGCTTCTGCCGCCGCTGCTGTCCCTGACCAAATTTTCGTTCTTGAAACACTCGGTCAGCTGAGCAACTCATTTATCAAATTCTCAAGGGGCTCCAGTGAGGATTTTACCCctcaagaagcaacataTTTCGAAGTAATGAGCTTGCTTAGCACTCTCATTCCATTCACGACTGGCATTAGCAGAGCCAACCCTGTACCCGAAGAATTTGCTCAGGTCACCGACACATTAAAGATCGCATTGGAAACTCTCAAGCTTGACCTTGTGGGACTTGCAGCTGTTTCAGAACAAATCACGACTTTAAGCACTTTCCATTCCCTGGCCATCCTCCGGGACACCGCCGCGGCGATCAAGGATGCTGCGCAATGGATAACCGCCTTTAATGATCGCGAAAAAGAGCGTGACCGGTCTGGCAAGAGCAACTTGCCCAAGGAGGTCATGGCTCAAGTCAAGGAATTGGTCACTGTATCTGAAGCAGCGCTCAAGGAGGGTAAGGACACTGTGGCAAAGTTGAAGGAACAGGTCTATGGAAGAGACTTTGAGCCCGCAGCAAGGAAGTGGATTTTTGATGGAGCTGAAAATGTCTTGGAGGTTGTTGGAGAGGGAGCAACTAAAAAGCTTGTCAAGAGCTGGGAGGCAAACGTTAAGGGCTGGCTTCAGGTTAAGTGGAGTTAG
- a CDS encoding hypothetical protein (TransMembrane:1 (i12-31o)), which translates to MVSRNRSGRRRTAALAFFVATVILLNYKGFLTLPSFEAAKPDRPELNLAPACAPTIDHLRRSAYGLTRDVVYQKRCIRPVVDKKIDSQIVSQNPDALIKNGQIVQLDQACEGWTEPTCEPVTLKVPPPYPQEDYSAFLFGVATSLGRLNESLLQFESWLGNTHAQLLAVITDPGDEHKYKDVTKEFHRRGVELTIKDPWNKAITSNEQHFAIVRDLLQHITPKTRWVAIVDDDTFFPSLYPMSQILAKNDHKVPAYIGGLSENYDAVKHHGYMAFGGAGVFLTPALLRELDPHLEECLKVDHVPQGDGLLKQCIYSKTKTKLTVVKGLHQLDMGGDMSGFYESGRLPMSLHHWKSWHQAPVDKMVKISEFCGSCFLQRFAFGSDTVLTNGYSIVQYSAGLESVDLNKMEGSWEGAKGFDWSLSPMRAKMDRRLKKSYRLVDTEVIGKNVRQIYIHRVEDDIPGPDEKSGDSKNPPPKIEEMKDEVIELLWEL; encoded by the coding sequence ATGGTTTCTCGGAATCGTTCTGGCAGACGAAGAACTGCCGCTCTAGCCTTCTTCGTTGCCACCGTTATCCTCCTCAACTACAAGGGGTTCCTGACATTACCGAGCTTCGAAGCTGCCAAACCCGACCGACCAGAACTCAACCTCGCACCAGCATGTGCCCCCACCATTGACCATCTCCGACGCTCGGCGTACGGCCTTACCAGGGACGTCGTCTACCAGAAGCGATGCATCCGACCTGTGGTGGACAAGAAGATCGATAGTCAAATCGTGTCGCAAAACCCCGATGCGTTGATAAAGAATGGTCAAATTGTTCAACTTGACCAGGCCTGTGAAGGATGGACCGAACCGACTTGCGAACCTGTTACTCTCAAAGTGCCTCCGCCGTACCCGCAAGAGGACTACTCGGCCTTTTTGTTTGGCGTCGCGACGAGTCTTGGTCGATTGAACGAGTCGCTTTTGCAGTTTGAGAGCTGGCTCGGCAACACACATGCACAATTATTGGCAGTCATCACAGACCCTGGTGACGAGCACAAGTACAAGGACGTCACCAAAGAATTCCATCGTCGCGGTGTTGAACTGACCATTAAGGATCCATGGAACAAGGCCATCACCTCGAACGAGCAACATTTCGCCATTGTCCGCGATCTTCTCCAACACATTACTCCCAAAACCCGGTGGGTGGCGATTGTCGACGACGATACCTTCTTTCCTTCGCTCTACCCCATGAGCCAGATTCTTGCCAAGAACGATCACAAAGTTCCGGCGTATATCGGTGGGCTATCGGAAAATTACGATGCTGTCAAGCACCATGGTTACATGGCTTTTGGAGGAGCTGGGGTTTTCTTGACCCCTGCTCTGCTGCGTGAGCTGGACCCTCATCTTGAGGAATGTCTCAAAGTTGACCATGTCCCTCAAGGTGATGGTCTTCTCAAGCAGTGCATCTAcagcaagaccaagaccaagcttACAGTTGTCAAAGGACTCCATCAATTGGATATGGGCGGAGATATGAGTGGCTTTTACGAGTCTGGTCGTCTTCCAATGAGTCTCCACCACTGGAAGTCTTGGCATCAGGCCCCCGTTGATAAGATGGTCAAGATCTCCGAGTTTTGCGGTAGTTGCTTCCTGCAACGCTTTGCTTTTGGCTCCGACACTGTTTTGACCAACGGCTACAGTATTGTTCAGTATTCGGCCGGATTGGAGAGTGTTGACTTGAATAAGATGGAAGGAAGCTGGGAGGGCGCAAAAGGTTTTGACTGGAGTTTGAGTCCTATGAGAGCCAAGATGGATCGTCGGCTGAAGAAGAGTTATCGTCTGGTCGACACAGAAGTGATTGGGAAGAATGTCCGACAGATCTACATCCACCGAGTCGAGGACGACATTCCCGGCCCGGACGAGAAATCGGGTGACTCAAAGAACCCACCGCCAAAGATTGAAGAAATGAAGGACGAGGTGATAGAATTGCTATGGGAGTTGTAG